The following proteins are encoded in a genomic region of Natronorubrum halophilum:
- a CDS encoding ABC transporter substrate-binding protein translates to MSFRTRRRELLMGVAAAGCSGLAGCLSSVSGLDVGDTDDGDEDRTDRTLKLGIMQPLTGDLGSVGKPIRDAALLPITQVEDDIDLEIEHEVVDTETSAATGVQRASQLVNAGYPMVNGPAASDVALQATQQVLIPHRVVSCSPSATTPTITALNDAGLVFRTALSDSLQAVVLAEQATADLGHDTAATMYVNNDYGWQLSQAFTQAFEATHGGSVSVQVPINEESDSYADALERARADDPGLLIVIGYPETGTQLFSDLGDDIGDVDVLVTDGLRDGGLHEEVDHSIDGIRGTAPLVGGPGEAFFSDLYQETYDAEPGIFTAHTYDSTAVLLLANAYAGQNDGTAIRNAMQTVTNGPGEVIEPKTLADGLELAAQGENIEYRGASSALSFDDNGDVMDATFEYWEFDQDAEGGIAEIDRVTT, encoded by the coding sequence ATGTCATTCCGAACGAGGCGACGGGAGCTACTGATGGGGGTGGCCGCCGCTGGGTGCAGCGGTCTCGCTGGCTGTCTCAGTAGCGTTTCCGGACTCGACGTCGGTGATACCGACGACGGAGACGAAGATCGCACCGACCGAACGCTCAAACTGGGAATCATGCAACCGCTCACCGGTGATCTCGGTTCCGTGGGGAAGCCGATCCGTGACGCCGCGTTACTGCCGATCACCCAGGTCGAAGACGATATCGACCTCGAGATCGAGCACGAAGTGGTCGACACGGAGACGTCCGCGGCGACGGGCGTTCAGCGAGCGTCCCAGCTCGTCAACGCGGGCTATCCGATGGTCAACGGGCCGGCGGCTTCCGACGTGGCCCTGCAGGCGACCCAGCAGGTACTCATCCCGCACCGGGTCGTCAGCTGCTCACCGTCGGCGACGACGCCGACGATCACGGCGCTGAACGACGCCGGCCTCGTCTTTCGGACGGCACTGTCGGACTCGTTGCAGGCGGTCGTCCTCGCCGAGCAGGCCACGGCGGACCTCGGCCACGATACGGCGGCCACGATGTACGTCAACAACGACTACGGCTGGCAGCTGAGTCAGGCGTTTACGCAGGCGTTTGAAGCGACCCACGGCGGGTCGGTCTCGGTGCAGGTTCCGATAAACGAGGAGAGCGATTCCTACGCTGATGCACTCGAGCGGGCTCGAGCAGACGATCCAGGGCTGTTGATCGTGATCGGGTATCCGGAGACGGGCACGCAGTTATTTAGCGATCTGGGCGACGATATCGGCGACGTCGACGTGCTCGTCACGGACGGACTCCGAGACGGCGGCCTTCACGAGGAAGTCGATCACTCGATCGACGGAATCCGCGGAACGGCACCGCTGGTCGGCGGGCCCGGCGAGGCGTTTTTCTCCGACCTCTATCAGGAAACGTACGACGCCGAACCGGGAATTTTCACGGCCCACACCTACGATTCGACGGCCGTTCTCTTGCTCGCCAACGCCTACGCCGGGCAGAATGACGGGACGGCGATCAGAAACGCCATGCAGACGGTCACGAACGGACCCGGCGAGGTGATCGAGCCGAAGACGCTCGCCGATGGTCTCGAACTCGCGGCACAGGGGGAAAACATCGAGTACCGGGGCGCCTCGAGTGCGCTGTCGTTCGACGATAACGGTGACGTGATGGACGCAACGTTCGAATACTGGGAGTTCGATCAAGATGCAGAGGGTGGAATCGCCGAAATTGACAGGGTGACCACGTAA